The genomic stretch CAAGGCCAAGGGCTCGACCCTCCTACCCCTCAAGACCACATGgtacagagagagaaactgagaaagagacGGGGTCCAGAAAATGATGAGGACGGAAAGGGAATCCAAGACCTCTGACCCCCAGAGATAAGAGCCCTCCTTGGTCCTCTCCTTAGGGTCTGTCGGAGACACTGACACATGGGCTAATTGAGACACTGACACATTGAGCTAATGCACTGTCATGCGGTCACAAACCAAAGTCTCGAACATGAATGTTTACACAAATAAATGTGCAAGCgtgcatgcgcacacacacatacacacatatacacatacacatgcgtCCGCGCGCGCACACGACCCGGACATGGGCCAGAAAACCCTTCCCATCCCTCCATGCCTCTCCGTCTTCCATCTGgtaccccctccccttcccagccaGAGGTGGGGACAGACACCTGAAGGGCTGCCAGCGGCCTCCCCGCCCGCCCTGCCGCCTCAGGCTCGGTCTCCGGCCCTCTTTTGCCTACAGGGGACTCGTGGGGGATGCTGGCTTGTCTGTGCACCGTGCTCTGGCACCTCCCTGCAGTTCCAGCCCTCAACCGAACAGGGGATCCGGGGCCTGGCCCCTCCATCCAGAAAACCTATGACCTCACTCGGTACCTGGAGCACCAGCTCCGCAGCCTGGCTGGGACCTATGTGAGTATCTGGGGGCACCCTGGgcgggatgggggtggggaaggtctTTCCAGCCCCAGCACCCTCCTGCCCggcctttctccttctccttttggcttccccctcccttccccattcccgGCCCCAGGACTAGGCATGTGGGCAGGACTCGCACCCGCCTTGGCCCACTGCCCCACTGGCTGCCAGCCCAGCagcccgcccccctccccctggGGGCTGGGGAAGTCTCTTCTGTTTACACCGTGTTGTGGTGTCTCTTGCACGGGTGGGGCCCAGGGTGGGGGCGGCCCCCACCTCACACGCCTGTGTCCTGGCTCGCCCCGGCCAGCCTCTGAACACTGGGCCCCTGCAGCCTAGGCCTCCCCTCTGTCTGACCTCCCCCATCCCAGCTGGGCCTGGGGGGGTGTCACATGGTGGGGGGACCAGTGGGGAACCCAGATTGTTGATGGGTACCCCGGGAATTCTTTTGGAGGAGGCAGTTGGAGGAGCCCAGGAGTGGCACCGGGCCTGAGGAGAAGGTGGTGCTGTAGGGAATTGGCCCCCTTTCCCCTTGTTCCTCCCCCACACCCCAAGCCCTGCTGCAgagccagggaagggaaggggaggagggcgGAGGGGGAGCTGGCTCAGGCCCCAGGATACACCGAGGAAATTAGTTTGTCTCTGAGCTTGTCAGCGTGTGAACCTCCCCCTGGGCCCTCGCCTGTCCCAAGCCTGGCCCCCCCTCCTCGGCTCGCCCAGCTTAACACcgattccccacccccttcccctggGCCCCCAGACCTACCCCGAAGCTGGCAAATGCTCTGGTCACATctcatctctcctccccctcccccctcccctggcaTCCATGTGGGGAGCTGGGAAAAGGTGCtctgctctccccctccccctgtgcTGGAAAGGCCAGAGACACGGGGGCATCTGGTGGAGACAGATAAGGAGGCACCGAGGGGGGGCGCTGATGCGCTCATCCCCTTCTGTCTTCCTCCCGACAGGCACCAGCCTCCAGAAGGCCCCCCTCTCCCGAAAAACCTTTGCTTGACTCTGCTGCCCCTCTAGCTCCCTTTCGCTGCCAAACTTCTCCAAGGAGGGGTCTACACCCCCTGCCTTCACTTCCTCTCCACCCACTCGCTCCTTAACCCCCTGCGAGttgatttcccctcccctgcctcccctctCGCTGAGGTCAGCCAGGATCTCCTTCTTGCCCGGGCCCATGGTCTGTGCGGTGCGGCCCGGTGCCCGGAGCCCCCTTCCGGAAGCTTCTCCCTGGGCTCAAGAGCCCTCCTGGGCCTTCTCCCTCCACCAGGAGCTTCCTGTTGCTTCCCATGGTggatcttccttcctccccacatcCAGGGGCTTTCCCCCAAGACTCAGCCAGTCATTCCACAAACACTGAGCATCTACCGCGTCCaagtccctctcctctctctgttctcTGCACCGGCCTCCCTGGAGAGCTCCCCCATTGCTAATGTTCTGACTCCAGCCTCTAAGCCGAGGACGTGGAAGGGGCGGAACAGGAAGTGGCTCAGTGTGGGGGGTCACGGGGACAGGTGCCTAGGGGGCATCCCCTCTGAGAGCTGGCCCTACCGCCCTCTCCCTCCCACAGCTGAACTACTTGGGCCCCCCTTTCAACGAGCCGGACTTCAACCCTCCCAGGCTGAGCGCCGAGGCCCTACCCAGCGCCACGGTGAACTTTGACGTGTGGCGAAGCCTCAACGACCGCCTGCGGCTAGCTCAGAACTACCAGGCCTATAGCCACCTGCTCTGCTACCTGCGGGGCCTGGACCGCCATGCAGCCACGGCTGAGCTGCGCCGAAGCCTGGCCCACTTCTGCACCAGCCTGCAGGGCCTGCTGGGTAGCATCGCCGGGGTCATGGCTGCCCTGGGCTACCCGCTGCCCCCCCAAGGGGCCGAGCCTGCCTGGGCCCCTAGCCCTTCCCACAGTGACTTCCTCCAGAAGATGGATGACTTCTGGCTGCTGAAGGAGCTGCAGACCTGGCTCTGGCGCTCGGCCAAAGACTTCAACCGGCTCAAGAAGAAGATGCAGTCCTCGGCGGCCGCGGTCACTCTTCGCCTGGAAGCCCCTGCTTCTGACCTCTGACCTCTGACCTCCCTTCTCAGCCTTCCCCGGGAGGATCCCCCAAGGGCTTCTGGGCTCCCCCTATTCTCATAGAGAGCGATGCAATAAAGCGCCCCTTAGGGAGCccagggctggggtgggggggaagcagaTAGTCATCAGACTCTGGGCTCCCCACCTTCCCAACCTGGTTGCCGGAAAGCAATGCAATCAGATGAGGAAAGGTGGTGCTCACTGCAGGAAGTGCCTTACAGGGTGAAGCCTCCTGGCTAAACCTACTCTCCCATCTCCTCCATCACATTTCcaatgggggagggtgggggagggggggcgggaatTTGGTGACCCAGAGACCAAAGCAGGAAGTGGCAGGAATTCAAAAAAAGAAGTTGGGGTACAAGGCTTGGTCCTGGAGATACCCTCTCACCCAAAGTCAAGGGATGCCAACCACGGTCAAGTGTCAATAACTTTGGCTCCTGTTTCTCCTTGGCACGATGGTGGCCCCCCTGCCCCACCCCGGGCGACAGTCACAGTCACAGAATTTCCTAAAAGTTTACATTGTTGAGGACGGTAGCATTTTGGGGATGAGGAGAGAGCAGCTCCCTTAGGGCCTGCCTCCCCAGCCCCGCCCACTCATGACTCTCAGTTTGtttgtattaatatttatttatttggagacGTTATTTATTAGACGGTATTTATTGCAGAATTTCTATTCTTGTATTAACAAATAAAATGCTTTCCCCAGAGCCTTCCTCTGTTCTTTGCCTCACCTCATCTCCCCTTTGCCCCAACCATCCTCCATCTTCATTCCTGGTTCCTGGTCCTCTGTTccagttgtctctgactcttcgTACCCTTATTTaggtttttggtctgtttttttttttttttggcaaaggatACTGGACtggttccccatttccttctccagctcattttacagatgaggaaactgaagcaaacagagtgaagtgacttgcccagggtcacacagctagaaagtgtctgaggccagatttgaactcagaaagataagtcttcccgactccaggcctggcactctgtgcactgcactacctagcagcTCTCCTGGTCCTCTAGGGCTATCTGTAAGTGTTGGGAAACCATCCAGGGCTCAAGAAACTTGGGGTggcaagggagaggaaggaaagaaatcctGAGGTTGGGGAGATGGGGCTGGAATCCCCTTCCTGTGTCCATTCGATTAAATGCATATTCATTAAGCATCACCCTGGTGCagagcactgtactaggtgcAGAGCACTGTACCAGGTGACGGCCTGACATTGCAGACTTTAGGTAAGTCAcagtctcccccacccacccacccacccacccagggaATTTACAAGGAGTATGAGAGACAAGATAGACAGACCACATGACAGAACATCCGTGTGGTGGCGATCTGAGAGGGCTTAAGGGAGGAAGTGTGCTCAGcggaagggagaagagggcatatggggagaaagagaagattgaAGTAGGACCTAATTTGCTACCTGTGGCCTTGAGAAGGTCTCCTGAGTttttgtccctcagtttcctcatttataaagtgaggcagttggactgGATGGTGACTGAGGGGCTTCCCAGCTCTGGCACTAAGATCCTACAAAATCAGATGATGCCAGATTGGGGAGTTCTATGAATTCCAGACAAAGGAGGCTGGTTTTCTTCGGGAGGGAGCCCCAGGGGTTTTGGAGGCAGAGGAATGGAGTGAGCAGACCTAGGCACTCAGAGGATTGTTTTGGCAGTGGTAGAGAGGACAGCTTGGCGACAAATGGAGATGGGAAGCCATGAAAAGATTGCCAGTGCAATAGTCCAGATGGATGGTAATTAGAGCCTACAGAACAAGGTGGTGGCCATGAGAAACAAACTGCCAGGGGTGGCACAGAGAAAAAACTGGCAAGACTTGGTTCCTAGACAGGGTATGTGGGGGTAGGGCTGGGAAGAGAAGCCAGGATGGCACCAGGGAGAGGCATGAGAGGTCAAGAGAAGGAGCAGGCTGAAGGCAAGGCTGAGTCCAGTTTGGGCCATGGCAAGATGGAGGGAGTAGGGGGACATCCAAGGGCAGGAGGAGATACACATCTTCAGCTCAGAGAAGTCAAGCTGAGAGATTTTGGTTTGGGAGACATCTGTACAGAGGCGGTAGTTGATGATAAGGGAGGGAACGAGACTGCCAAGggtaaaaaaagaatgtagaaacAAGGGAAGAGGGCCAAGGACAAAACTTTGGGGAACACCCATCTACAGGgattgggaaggggaggaggagccaGCAacggagacagagaaagaggagaaaaatcaagGCAATGTGGTGTCTCTGAAACCAAGGGAGGAGAGGCTACTgcggagaaggaggagagggtcCACAATCCCAGGTGCTTTTGAGAAGGCAAGGAGAATGAGCACTGCAAAAAATAGATGGCTGGGATTGGCAGGCAGAAGGTGACCAAATGGAGAACTGAGTGGGGATGGCTGGGGAGAGGGTAGACCAAGAAAGAGTGCAGATAGGCACCAGGGGAAGACAAAGGAGCTGAATTATGGAGGAGAAGCTGGCCATGGTCCATAATTTCACCCCCTCCTGTCTCCCGTCCACTTCTGCAGGGCTTGGGACCTGACCGCTAGTGGCTTCCTGGACTTGTGGACCTGGCCAGAGGCTAGAGGCACGAGGAATAGGGCAGCAGTGGGGAAGGACCTCTGGTGTCTGGGGCTAAGCCTCCCGTGGGCTTCCAGTCTCTCCACATACACAGGCAGCTGAAGTCTGTGGGGCAGGCATGTTCTAGATCACACCCTATATTCTCCTAGCACAGGGcatttttttcaaagtactttcataCCTGTTATCTCAAGTCATCCAGGTAGTCTAGGCAGATATTAGCATTCTTTCTTTACATGAGACTAAAAAAAAGTAAGCGATTTGCCTACAGTCATACAGCATGTTAAGAAGCGGGACCAGAAAGGTAAGAGTTCTATGCTGGGCGGTGGGGGGTGAAAAGGGCTGACAGAGCTGGGGTCACCCAGGCTACTTGGGCTCTGCCCCTTACACTcaggcttctgacctcatcattcgcCCCAGGCTGCTGTCCAGAGCTACTGACGAGCTCCACATGTCCCCTTCTCAGTCCTCTTCCTTTGTGACCTCTgtccatctccttctcttcccagacattcctttccttccaggtttctgcACTCCTGTGCTCTCCTACTTGTCTCATCACCCCTTCTGGCCTCTTTGAAGTGTGACCCTTGAGGTGATGCCTCCTTGCCATAGGTACCCTCCAagactccttcctc from Dromiciops gliroides isolate mDroGli1 chromosome 6, mDroGli1.pri, whole genome shotgun sequence encodes the following:
- the CLCF1 gene encoding cardiotrophin-like cytokine factor 1 — protein: MDLRAGDSWGMLACLCTVLWHLPAVPALNRTGDPGPGPSIQKTYDLTRYLEHQLRSLAGTYLNYLGPPFNEPDFNPPRLSAEALPSATVNFDVWRSLNDRLRLAQNYQAYSHLLCYLRGLDRHAATAELRRSLAHFCTSLQGLLGSIAGVMAALGYPLPPQGAEPAWAPSPSHSDFLQKMDDFWLLKELQTWLWRSAKDFNRLKKKMQSSAAAVTLRLEAPASDL